DNA from Balneolaceae bacterium:
CGCACCGGCAGGGATCTACAGATGGCCGCCCTATTTCGGGATGGGCTGGATAAGCTCGGGCGAGTTCTTGTCCAGGTCATTAACATCCTCGGTCACGCGGTTGACCGCCATTCTCGAAAGATCGTAAGGCTTCAGCAGGTCGTCCAGATCTCCTGCCCCGTCTTCAAGCCACCGCCCAAAATCATCACGGTCCAGTATAAGGGGCATGTGATCGCTCACCGGCTTCACAAGAGCGTTGGCCTCGGTCTGCAGCATCAGGAAGGAGTAGACGTCTCGACCGGAATCGGACTGCCAAACGGAGTAGAGTCCCGCGATTCCCATCACCTGGTTGGAGAGCAGGCGGATGTAGAAGGGCGTGGTTCTTTTCTCGGAGAACTTCCACTTGTAAAAACCGTTGGCCGGGATTATACAGCACCCGAGCTCAGCCCAGACGCCGGATTTTTTGGCCTCCTTCATCTCCTCCAGGTGCATCTGGTGATGTTCCCGGCCCTCTCGCTCCGACCCGGCATCCTTCGGAATGAGCCCCCACAGAGCCTGTTGTATCACCCGTTCGCCCTCCTCCACAATCAATATGGGATGATGGGTGCCCACGTTGATGTTGTAGTTGGCCTCGAACCAGTCGTCGCGGGATGCCGTTGCTCCGAGCAGTTCTTCTACCGCTTTCTTTTCAGCATGGAGTACGAATCGGTCACTCATGGGACGCTGTTTGCACTTCTGAAATTAAAGCTTAGGTTAGCATACGATTCGCATTATTGCAACCGCCTAACCACGTACCGGACCATGATCAATCCCTTTTATAATTCCGAGGAGCAGCGGGTCCGTTCCGGATGGCGGCTGCTGCTCCAGATCTTCCTTGTCATTGCGGCCGGCATGCTGCTCATGCTCCCCTTCTCCCTTGCGGGCGTGCTGGACGGCGCAGACCAATTCGCGGTGATCCCTACGCTGATCACCGCCCTGGCCGCCCTGGCCGGCACCTGGGGGGCCGGCCGGCTGCTTGACCGTCGCGGATTTGTCGACTTCGGTCACGAGCCGGTCCCGGAGCAGTTCCGGGAACTGGGATTTGGTCTGCTGGCGGGACTGGCGGCCATGGCTATAATTTTCGCCCTGGAGTACTCCGCAGGCTGGATTACGGTCACCGGCTACGGCTGGGAGCGTCCCTTCACCGGTTCCTGGGTCGCCGCCTTTCTGGGATTCCTGGTCGTCATGCTGCTTGTGGGCTACTACGAGGAGCTGGTGTTCCGCGGCTACCAGATCTTGAATTTGAGTGAAGGGCTGCGCGGCACGCTGGGTTCACGTAGTGCCGTGGTCCTGGCCGTCGCCGTAAGTTCGATAGTATTCGGCGTCCTGCACGCCTGGAACGCCAACGCCACATCCGTGTCCACCTTCAACATCGTGCTGGCCGGGGCTGTGCTGGCCGTACCCTACGTGGTAACCGGCCGGCTGGGATGGTCGGTGGGCCTGCACATCAGCTGGAATTTCTGCCAGGCCGGAATCTTTGGATTTCCGGTCAGCGGGACCTCCTTCCGGGGCAGCCTCCTGCAGATCGAGCAGGGGGGGCGCGATCTGATCACCGGCGGCGCTTTCGGCCCGGAAGCCGGGCTCCTCGGCATCCTTGGACTGCTGGTCATCCTCTCCTTGTTTTACCTGATCAGGCGGCGCTCAGGATTGCCGATAACCCTTGCGTCCAAGTTCTCAGGGGAGCCGCTGGAGGCGACGGAGGCAGATGAGCAAGGCTCCTAAGTTTTGTATATTCCCCTGTCTTGAATGACGTCTGATCGTGAGGCGTCAGTACGAATCAAATGTTAACCAAATGAAAGGTCATAACGTTGAAGTTTGCAGAAATGAACTTAAGCCCGGAAATCATGAGCGGGCTCAAAGATGTACGTTACGAAGAAGCAACGCCCCTGCAGGAAACCGTCATCCCCAAAATACTTGAGGGCGGAGATCTGCTGATAAAGAACGAAGGCGACAAGGGCAAATACGGAAGCGTGGTGATCCCGGCACTTGAGAAACTGGTCCGGGACGGCGACACCGGCCAT
Protein-coding regions in this window:
- a CDS encoding type II CAAX endopeptidase family protein; the protein is MINPFYNSEEQRVRSGWRLLLQIFLVIAAGMLLMLPFSLAGVLDGADQFAVIPTLITALAALAGTWGAGRLLDRRGFVDFGHEPVPEQFRELGFGLLAGLAAMAIIFALEYSAGWITVTGYGWERPFTGSWVAAFLGFLVVMLLVGYYEELVFRGYQILNLSEGLRGTLGSRSAVVLAVAVSSIVFGVLHAWNANATSVSTFNIVLAGAVLAVPYVVTGRLGWSVGLHISWNFCQAGIFGFPVSGTSFRGSLLQIEQGGRDLITGGAFGPEAGLLGILGLLVILSLFYLIRRRSGLPITLASKFSGEPLEATEADEQGS
- a CDS encoding SOS response-associated peptidase produces the protein MSDRFVLHAEKKAVEELLGATASRDDWFEANYNINVGTHHPILIVEEGERVIQQALWGLIPKDAGSEREGREHHQMHLEEMKEAKKSGVWAELGCCIIPANGFYKWKFSEKRTTPFYIRLLSNQVMGIAGLYSVWQSDSGRDVYSFLMLQTEANALVKPVSDHMPLILDRDDFGRWLEDGAGDLDDLLKPYDLSRMAVNRVTEDVNDLDKNSPELIQPIPK